From a region of the Ignavibacteriota bacterium genome:
- a CDS encoding DUF4249 family protein — protein MNTSHPVLFRSASYTVKSTLRRLPVLGMVLLLAALSACDEESPVAAESPSLVVQAYLYAGENVRDIRLSTTLPLGSSDSIAPPVDDARVTLIKNGQSYPLISTGNGMYASAGADPVVAAGDHFDLDIVWGTRHITSSTVVPDAPAGVTLAPDTLWIPASASMTYLRSDSARTRVTWTQAEGALWYVTAANIETDPEAIVLGSDPLRQARGRFITPPIGGSAYTLSILNLSHYGRHTVTVYRINTEYAALYLSREQNSRDLNEPATNIVNGLGVFTAFNGVQRQLVVAKR, from the coding sequence ATGAACACGTCCCATCCTGTTTTGTTCCGGTCCGCCTCATACACTGTGAAGAGCACGCTGCGCCGCCTCCCCGTACTCGGCATGGTGCTGCTGCTTGCGGCCTTGTCGGCCTGCGATGAAGAGTCGCCGGTCGCCGCCGAATCGCCGAGTCTTGTCGTGCAGGCCTATCTGTACGCCGGCGAGAACGTGCGCGACATCCGACTTTCCACCACGCTGCCGCTTGGCAGCAGCGACAGCATCGCGCCGCCCGTCGACGACGCGCGTGTGACGCTGATAAAAAACGGACAATCCTATCCGCTGATTTCCACGGGCAACGGCATGTACGCGTCCGCAGGTGCGGATCCCGTGGTGGCTGCGGGCGACCATTTTGATCTCGACATCGTCTGGGGCACGCGGCACATCACGTCGAGCACGGTTGTGCCCGACGCGCCCGCGGGTGTGACGCTGGCTCCCGACACGCTATGGATACCCGCGTCGGCATCGATGACATATCTGCGTTCCGATTCCGCGCGCACACGTGTCACATGGACGCAGGCGGAGGGCGCGCTGTGGTACGTGACCGCGGCCAATATCGAGACCGATCCCGAGGCGATCGTGCTGGGCAGCGATCCGCTGCGCCAAGCCCGCGGCCGTTTCATCACTCCTCCCATCGGGGGATCGGCGTACACGCTCAGCATTTTGAATCTCAGCCATTACGGGCGACACACCGTCACGGTGTACCGCATCAACACCGAATACGCGGCCCTGTATCTTTCGCGCGAGCAGAATTCGCGTGATTTGAACGAACCCGCCACCAACATTGTGAACGGCCTTGGTGTGTTCACCGCCTTCAACGGCGTGCAGCGCCAACTGGTCGTGGCGAAGCGATAG
- a CDS encoding TonB-dependent receptor, with amino-acid sequence MISPPLQPVRRHIAAACAGLVLLLVLFIPAHAQERATDIRGIVIDAESGERLPFANVRVAGRDQGTSSNSEGHFFLPGVTGDSCTLVATYVGYGPRDVRVDMTDAVPRLEIPLLPVSIALRGVTVTASPLMLETATTLSHVTLSPRALGVLPAIGQTDVFRALQLLPGINAGSSGSSELHVRGGTPDQNLILFDGMTMYHVDHFFGFFSAFNPDAIKDIQAFTGGYTAEYGGRLSSVISMTGKTGSSAATNLGVGLNLLSANAVLEGPLPFLGDATYLVAGRRSFTDFIRSGLYEDLYNFVTGDETGGRVGSGVRPSGGGGPGSGRPAMTGSFIPSFYFYDINAKLTVRPTSRDAVSLSFYSGKDDLDKSQVFTGSVFNVRELEGQASLSITDYTRWANTGLSGMWNRQWSERVSSLMSIAASEFTSNYNRGTNTNLLFAPSDSTGMRRGLLLATQEDNSVRDFTMRGDVKWQTEGDHRLDGGFTSSRFAADYVASASDSADLLRRGGSSWMFALYVQDTWKLGALESTIGLRGTWYEGTDRVYIEPRLSLQYALGRGFSLRGAWGLYHQFVNRVTNENVLEGSREFWLTADADIPPGAAEHRILGVAYTADEYTFSVEAYEKHLENLTEYSRRFRAQADFANFFFFGTGTARGLEVLAQKTRGALSGWIGYTLARVEHTFPSLNGGTPFPASHDHLHNVKSVLTWNVSGWTFSASWVYSSGNAVTVPESQYFLEMLNGQQLGYIHVSGKNASRLPAYHQLDLSVTRSFELALLRADFGVSVFNVYNRKNISYREYNLTTTPITITDVALLGFTPSVNLALHF; translated from the coding sequence ATGATCTCACCTCCGCTGCAACCGGTCCGCCGGCACATCGCGGCCGCGTGCGCCGGCCTCGTTCTCCTCCTTGTCCTTTTTATTCCCGCACACGCCCAGGAACGCGCAACCGATATACGCGGCATTGTGATCGACGCCGAGAGCGGTGAACGCCTCCCCTTTGCAAACGTGCGTGTCGCGGGCCGCGACCAGGGCACGAGCAGCAACAGCGAGGGACATTTTTTCCTGCCCGGCGTGACGGGTGATTCGTGTACCCTGGTTGCAACGTACGTCGGATACGGACCGCGCGACGTACGCGTCGACATGACCGACGCCGTGCCGCGGCTCGAAATTCCGCTGCTGCCCGTGTCGATCGCCCTGCGCGGTGTCACCGTCACGGCATCGCCGCTGATGCTCGAGACCGCGACCACACTCAGTCACGTGACCCTGTCTCCGCGCGCCCTGGGCGTGCTTCCCGCCATCGGCCAGACCGATGTGTTCCGCGCGCTGCAGCTTCTGCCGGGCATCAACGCGGGGAGCAGCGGATCTTCGGAATTACATGTGCGCGGCGGCACGCCGGATCAGAACCTCATCCTCTTCGACGGCATGACCATGTATCATGTCGATCACTTCTTCGGTTTCTTCAGCGCATTTAATCCCGACGCGATCAAGGACATTCAGGCCTTCACCGGAGGATACACCGCCGAATACGGGGGACGCCTGTCGAGTGTCATCTCGATGACCGGCAAAACGGGTAGTTCCGCCGCCACAAATCTGGGTGTCGGACTCAACCTGCTCAGCGCCAACGCCGTGCTCGAGGGACCGCTGCCCTTTCTTGGAGACGCGACCTATCTAGTGGCTGGACGCCGCTCGTTCACCGACTTCATCCGTAGCGGGCTCTACGAGGATCTCTACAATTTTGTGACGGGCGACGAGACCGGCGGCCGCGTCGGCAGCGGCGTCCGTCCTTCGGGTGGCGGAGGTCCGGGCAGCGGTCGTCCCGCAATGACAGGCAGTTTCATCCCCTCGTTTTACTTCTACGACATCAACGCAAAACTCACCGTGCGCCCCACATCGCGTGATGCGGTGAGCCTGAGTTTTTACAGCGGGAAGGACGATCTCGACAAGTCGCAGGTGTTCACCGGCTCGGTGTTTAATGTGCGCGAACTCGAGGGCCAGGCGAGTCTGTCGATCACCGATTACACACGCTGGGCAAACACCGGACTCAGCGGGATGTGGAACCGGCAGTGGTCGGAACGTGTGTCGAGTCTCATGAGCATCGCGGCCTCGGAGTTCACGAGCAACTACAATCGCGGCACAAACACGAACCTGCTCTTTGCGCCGTCCGACAGCACCGGCATGCGGCGCGGCCTGCTGCTCGCAACACAGGAGGACAATTCCGTGCGCGACTTCACCATGCGCGGCGACGTGAAGTGGCAGACGGAGGGTGATCACCGCCTCGACGGTGGCTTCACCAGCAGCCGCTTCGCGGCGGACTATGTGGCGAGCGCCTCCGACAGCGCCGATCTGCTGCGCCGCGGGGGATCATCCTGGATGTTTGCGCTGTATGTGCAGGACACATGGAAACTGGGCGCGCTTGAAAGCACCATCGGCCTGCGCGGCACCTGGTACGAGGGCACGGACCGCGTGTACATCGAGCCGCGACTGTCGCTGCAGTATGCGCTCGGCAGGGGTTTCTCCCTGCGCGGCGCGTGGGGTCTGTATCACCAGTTCGTCAACCGTGTCACCAACGAAAACGTGCTCGAGGGCAGCCGCGAATTCTGGCTCACCGCCGATGCCGACATACCGCCCGGCGCCGCCGAACACCGCATCCTCGGTGTGGCGTACACGGCCGACGAATACACGTTCAGCGTCGAGGCCTATGAAAAACACCTCGAGAATCTGACCGAGTACTCGCGCCGCTTCCGCGCGCAGGCCGACTTCGCCAATTTCTTTTTCTTCGGCACGGGTACGGCGCGCGGACTCGAAGTGCTCGCGCAGAAAACACGCGGCGCGCTGTCCGGATGGATCGGCTACACACTTGCGCGTGTCGAACACACGTTCCCCTCGCTGAACGGCGGCACTCCGTTCCCCGCCTCGCACGACCATCTTCACAACGTGAAGTCGGTGCTCACATGGAATGTGTCGGGGTGGACCTTCTCCGCCAGTTGGGTCTACAGTTCCGGCAATGCCGTCACCGTGCCCGAGAGCCAGTACTTTCTCGAGATGCTGAACGGCCAGCAGCTCGGCTACATTCATGTGAGTGGGAAAAACGCGTCGCGGCTTCCGGCCTATCATCAGTTGGACCTGAGCGTGACACGCTCGTTCGAACTGGCGCTGCTGCGCGCGGATTTCGGCGTGAGTGTGTTCAACGTGTACAACAGGAAAAACATCTCGTACCGCGAATACAATCTCACGACCACCCCCATCACGATCACCGATGTGGCGCTGCTCGGCTTCACGCCCTCGGTCAATCTTGCACTGCATTTCTGA